One Oryza brachyantha chromosome 3, ObraRS2, whole genome shotgun sequence DNA segment encodes these proteins:
- the LOC102720409 gene encoding flavanone 3-dioxygenase 2-like isoform X1, whose translation MAEQLISTADHDTLPGSYVRPEAQRPRLAEVVADASIPVVDLADPDRAHLVSQVGAACRSHGFFQVLNHGVPVELILSVLAVAHEFFRLPAEEMAKLYSDDPAKKIRLSTSFNVRKETVHNWRDYLRLHCYPLDRYLPDWPSNPTSFREIVSTYCKEVRELGFRLYGAISESLDLEHDYIRNVLGEQEQHMAVNFYPKCPEPELTFGLPAHTDPNALTILLMDQQVAGLQVLNEGKWIAVNPQPNALVINIGDQLQALSNGRYKSVWHRAVVNSDKARMSVASFLCPCNDVLIGPAQKLITDGSPAVYRNYTYDEYYKKFWSRNLDQEHCLELFRTQPTTPSDHSISNS comes from the exons ATGGCGGAGCAGCTCATCTCCACGGCCGACCACGACACGCTCCCGGGCAGCTACGTCCGGCCGGAGGCGCAGCGCCCGCGCCTCGCCGAGGTGGTCGCCGACGCCTCCATCCCCgtcgtcgacctcgccgaccccgACCGCGCCCACCTCGTCTCCCAGGTCGGCGCCGCCTGCCGCTCCCACGGCTTCTTCCAG GTGCTCAACCATGGCGTGCCGGTGGAGCTGATACTGTCGGTGCTGGCGGTGGCGCACGAGTTCTTCCGGCTGCCGGCGGAGGAGATGGCCAAGCTCTACTCCGACGACCCGGCCAAGAAGATACGCCTCTCCACGAGCTTCAACGTGCGCAAGGAGACCGTGCACAACTGGCGCGACTATCTCCGCCTGCACTGCTACCCGCTTGACCGATACCTCCCTGATTGGCCCTCCAACCCAACCTCTTTCAG GGAGATCGTGAGCACATACTGCAAAGAAGTTCGAGAGCTCGGGTTCAGGCTCTACGGAGCGATATCCGAGAGCCTGGACCTGGAGCATGACTACATCAGGAACGTTCTTGGTGAGCAGGAGCAGCACATGGCGGTGAACTTCTACCCAAAGTGCCCGGAGCCGGAGCTGACGTTCGGACTCCCGGCGCACACCGACCCGAACGCCCTCACCATCCTCCTCATGGACCAGCAGGTGGCCGGACTGCAAGTTCTCAATGAAGGCAAGTGGATCGCGGTGAATCCACAGCCCAATGCGCTGGTGATCAATATTGGCGATCAGCTACAG GCGCTAAGCAACGGCAGGTACAAGAGCGTGTGGCACCGTGCTGTTGTCAACTCTGACAAAGCGAGGATGTCCGTCGCCTCCTTCCTGTGCCCCTGCAACGACGTGCTCATCGGCCCAGCTCAGAAGCTCATCACCGACGGCTCCCCGGCAGTCTACAGGAACTACACCTACGACGAGTACTACAAGAAGTTCTGGAGCAGAAATCTCGACCAAGAGCATTGCCTGGAGCTCTTCAGAACCCAGCCGACGACGCCATCCGACCACTCCATCTCGAATTCTTGA
- the LOC102720409 gene encoding flavanone 3-dioxygenase 2-like isoform X2 — protein MAEQLISTADHDTLPGSYVRPEAQRPRLAEVVADASIPVVDLADPDRAHLVSQVGAACRSHGFFQVLNHGVPVELILSVLAVAHEFFRLPAEEMAKLYSDDPAKKIRLSTSFNVRKETVHNWRDYLRLHCYPLDRYLPDWPSNPTSFREIVSTYCKEVRELGFRLYGAISESLDLEHDYIRNVLGEQEQHMAVNFYPKCPEPELTFGLPAHTDPNALTILLMDQQVAGLQVLNEGKWIAVNPQPNALVINIGDQLQV, from the exons ATGGCGGAGCAGCTCATCTCCACGGCCGACCACGACACGCTCCCGGGCAGCTACGTCCGGCCGGAGGCGCAGCGCCCGCGCCTCGCCGAGGTGGTCGCCGACGCCTCCATCCCCgtcgtcgacctcgccgaccccgACCGCGCCCACCTCGTCTCCCAGGTCGGCGCCGCCTGCCGCTCCCACGGCTTCTTCCAG GTGCTCAACCATGGCGTGCCGGTGGAGCTGATACTGTCGGTGCTGGCGGTGGCGCACGAGTTCTTCCGGCTGCCGGCGGAGGAGATGGCCAAGCTCTACTCCGACGACCCGGCCAAGAAGATACGCCTCTCCACGAGCTTCAACGTGCGCAAGGAGACCGTGCACAACTGGCGCGACTATCTCCGCCTGCACTGCTACCCGCTTGACCGATACCTCCCTGATTGGCCCTCCAACCCAACCTCTTTCAG GGAGATCGTGAGCACATACTGCAAAGAAGTTCGAGAGCTCGGGTTCAGGCTCTACGGAGCGATATCCGAGAGCCTGGACCTGGAGCATGACTACATCAGGAACGTTCTTGGTGAGCAGGAGCAGCACATGGCGGTGAACTTCTACCCAAAGTGCCCGGAGCCGGAGCTGACGTTCGGACTCCCGGCGCACACCGACCCGAACGCCCTCACCATCCTCCTCATGGACCAGCAGGTGGCCGGACTGCAAGTTCTCAATGAAGGCAAGTGGATCGCGGTGAATCCACAGCCCAATGCGCTGGTGATCAATATTGGCGATCAGCTACAG GTATAG